Proteins encoded by one window of Oreochromis niloticus isolate F11D_XX linkage group LG17, O_niloticus_UMD_NMBU, whole genome shotgun sequence:
- the LOC100711295 gene encoding poly [ADP-ribose] polymerase 12 isoform X1, which translates to MKPAAAVVKLRFGLTGGRKRRQSSDTMETEILRMICAGQGAVNTEDLVYNLFSGDRTKVSEIISNQEKFARCCPNGQPKVVARTRLRLCRAKDCPGTCRGLHLCKNFLFSGFCQFTQLRRGCSFSHELTSDHNQRLLREHELESLSREELCTLLLQSDYTVLPDICHDYNNGDGEFGRCQDGDGCKRLHICENYISRECSCWKNHDFTAPQPFKALQARGVPDTLFRSLKAAYANKQALRLARVNDHGQQSQRGRGRGGHQLSRGGRGTWGNRGFRGNRGSHSSRPVQNQACSLSDIAANIDALDLYSDGLNESDDENSPTSDISAATSDNDASSENDVSQNRTWRPKKAAVPFRGRGGNRGNHRLFQNTRSLSDIHAAVSDVAAKGGEWQNNRQRPARDKTEICMYFIKGHCKHQDRCFKAHDKMPYRWQVQEGHQWTDLPDNETIERDYCDPSNSYSSTSPAVHFDTMTCGPNKVRRLSTENSVIQPTFIHTTEWLWYWQDEFGKWNIYSSDTSGHKAADINSTKLEEKFLANDKDVVEFTAGSQSYSLSFQDMIQTNKRYGTKRLVCRRPLFVSAADVLTKKVRRPVVKASAPIPDNWDKTQIPETGYARISVQRTSEEFKTVETHFCKTMKGFDIVKIERIQNKALWEVFQWQKNQMKTKNKGGNVTEKKLFHGTHSKFVDTICHHNFDWRICGLNGTAFGKGSYFARDARYSHNYTGDTDVRDMFISRVLVGDFTKGSSDYPRPPSKDGGDINFFDSCVDDVMNPSIYVVFEKHQIYPEYLIQYKTTHPLVSTLMYSGGASAPAPKPVAAPKPVAAPKPAATISAYQPSTISSGYKNSASSSFYSPSTTSSPYQSSSTSSRYPSSSVSSGYPSSPVSSGYPSSSVSSGYPSSSVSSGYPSSSVSSGYRYSSASSQISTSPSLYSNSRTVNQPTHVSPSPSAPPKKTSNSCVIA; encoded by the exons ATGAAACCAGCGGCCGCTGTCGTCAAGCTGCGGTTTGGTCTCACAGGTGGAAGGAAACGCAGGCAGAGCTCGGACACGATGGAGACAGAAATACTGAGAATGATCTGCGCCGGTCAAGGAGCAGTCAACACTGAGGATTTAGTATATAATCTGTTTTCCGGCGATCGCACTAAGGTGTCCGAGATCATTTCTAACCAAGAGAAATTTGCTCGTTGTTGTCCAAACGGACAGCCGAAGGTGGTGGCCAGGACCCGCCTGAGACTTTGCAGAGCCAAGGACTGCCCGGGGACATGCAGGGGTCTGCACCTGTGTAAAAACTTCCTCTTCAGCGGATTCTGTCAGTTCACTCAGCTCAG GAGGGGCTGCAGCTTCTCCCATGAGCTGACGTCTGATCATAACCAAAGACTTCTGAGGGAGCATGAGCTGGAGAGCCTGAGCCGGGAAGAGCTGTGCaccctgctgctgcagagtgACTACACAGTTCTTCCTGAT ATATGCCACGACTACAACAACGGTGATGGAGAGTTCGGCAGGTGTCAGGATGGTGATGGTTGCAAGAGGCTCCACATCTGTGAGAACTACATCAGCCGTGAATGCAGCTGCTGGAAGAACCACGATTTTACTGCTCCACAGCCATTCAAAGCTTTGCAAGCTAGAGGCGTACCTGACACACTCTTTCGGTCCTTGAAGGCTGCTTATGCAAATAAACAGGCTTTGAGGCTGGCTCGAGTCAATGACCATGGCCAACAAAGTCAGAGAGGCAGAGGGAGAGGTGGCCATCAGCTCAGCAGAGGTGGTAGAGGTACTTGGGGCAACAGGGGCTTTAGGGGAAACCGAGGAAGCCACAGCAGTCGCCCGGTGCAGAATCAAGCCTGTTCACTTAGTGACATTGCTGCAAACATTGACGCCCTTGACCTGTACAGCGATGGACTGAATGAAAGCGACGATGAAAACTCTCCCACTAGTGACATCTCTGCCGCCACTAGCGACAACGATGCGAGCAGCGAAAATGACGTAAGCCAAAACCGGACATGGCGTCCAAAAAAAGCTGCAGTGCCTTTTAGAGGGAGAGGCGGCAACAGGGGCAACCATCGGCTTTTTCAAAATACTCGTTCCTTAAGTGACATTCACGCTGCTGTCAGTGATGTAGCTGCTAAAGGCGGAGAATGGCAGAACAATAGACAGAGGCCCGCCAGAG ATAAAACAGAGATCTGCATGTACTTCATTAAAGGTCACTGCAAACATCAAG ATCGATGTTTTAAAGCTCATGACAAGATGCCGTACCGATGGCAGGTCCAAGAGGGACACCAGTGGACTGATTTGCCCGATAATGAGACAATTGAGCGAGACTACTGTGACCCCAGTAACTCATACAG TAGCACCAGCCCAGCCGTGCACTTTGACACGATGACCTGTGGACCGAACAAAGTACGTCGACTCTCGACAGAAAACTCAGTGATTCAGCCGACCTTCATCCACACCACTGAGTGGCTTTGGTACTGGCAGGATGAGTTTGGGAAGTGGAACATTTATTCCTCAGAT ACTAGTGGACATAAAGCAGCAGACATCAACAGCACAAAGCTGGAGGAGAAGTTCCTGGCCAATGACAAAGACGTGGTGGAGTTCACTGCTGGCAGCCAGTCATATTCACTCAGTTTCCAGG ACATGATACAGACAAATAAGCGCTATGGCACCAAAAGGCTTGTGTGCAGACGGCCGCTgtttgtctctgctgcagatgtCCTAACAAAGAAAGTCAG ACGGCCCGTGGTTAAAGCATCTGCTCCCATACCAGACAACTGGGACAAGACACAGATCCCCGAAACAGGATATGCG cGAATCTCCGTCCAGCGCACTTCAGAAGAATTTAAGACGGTGGAAACTCATTTCTGTAAAACCATGAAAGGCTTTGATATTGTCAAAATTGAGAGGATTCAGAACAAAGCTCTTTGGGAAGTCTTTCAATG GCAGAAGAATCAGATGAAGACCAAAAACAAAGGAGGAAATGTGACTGAGAAAAAGCTTTTTCATGGCACTCACTCCAAATTTGTTGACACCATCTGCCACCACAACTTTGACTGGAGAATCTGTGGACTTAATGGAACGGCTTTTGGCAAAG GTAGTTACTTTGCCCGTGATGCCAGATACTCCCACAACTACACCGGTGACACTGACGTCAGAGACATGTTCATCTCACGGGTGCTGGTGGGAGACTTCACCAAAGGGTCCTCTGACTATCCCCGACCTCCTTCCAAGGATGGAGGGGACATAAACTTCTTTGACAGCTGTGTTGACGATGTAATGAACCCCTCCATATATGTGGTGTTTGAGAAGCACCAGATCTACCCCGAGTACCTGATACAGTACAAGACCACACACCCACTAGTTAGTACATTGATGTACAGTGGTGGTGCATCAGCACCAGCACCAAAGCCAGTGGCAGCACCAAAGCCAGTGGCAGCACCAAAACCAGCAGCTACCATATCGGCTTACCAACCTAGCACGATCTCCTCTGGATATAAAAACAgtgcttcctcttctttttaCTCACCTAGCACAACCTCTTCCCCCTACCAATCTAGCTCCACATCTTCCAGATACCCATCCAGCTCTGTGTCTTCTGGGTACCCATCCAGCCCCGTGTCTTCTGGGTACCCATCCAGCTCCGTGTCTTCTGGGTACCCATCCAGCTCTGTGTCTTCTGGGTACCCATCCAGCTCCGTGTCTTCTGGGTACCGATACAGCAGCGCCTCTTCGCAAATCAGTACTTCCCCCTCCTTGTACTCAAACAGCAGAACAGTTAACCAGCCCACACACgtctctccatctccctcagcacccccaaagaaaACTTCCAATTCTTGTGTCATTGCTTAA
- the LOC100711295 gene encoding poly [ADP-ribose] polymerase 12 isoform X2 gives MKPSSAVVKLRFGLPGGRKRRQSSDTMETEILRMICAGQGAVNTEDLVYNLFSGDPTKLSEIICNQEKFVSCCPNGQPKVVARTRLRLCKVKDCPGTCKSLHLCKNFLFSGFCQFTQFRRGCSFSHELTSDHNQRLLREHELESLSREELCTLLLQSDHTLLPAICYDYNNGDGEFGRCKDGDGCKRLHICQKYISRECSCSRNHNFTAPQPIKNLQERGVPGPLLPSLKAVYANKEALRLAENGQQQRRGRGRGGRGATGSRGNRGNRGNQSSRPVQSRASSLTEMLAGTDIFDLYTSNGLNESDDENSSTSDISAATSENDVSSESGETRRRRRRHGKSLAAVRGRGGNRGTNKQPLPKTHSSSNIHAAVNDVAAKGGEWQNNRQRPVRDKKEICMYFIKGHCKHDDQCFKAHDKMPYRWQVQEGHQWTDLPNNETIERDYCDPSNSYSSTSPAVHFDTMTCGPNKVRRLSTENSVIQPTFIHTTEWLWYWQDEFGKWNIYSSDTSGHKAADINSTKLEEKFLANDKDVVEFTAGSQSYSLSFQDMIQTNKRYGTKRLVCRRPLFVSAADVLTKKVRRPVVKASAPIPDNWDKTQIPETGYARISVQRTSEEFKTVETHFCKTMKGFDIVKIERIQNKALWEVFQWQKNQMKTKNKGGNVTEKKLFHGTHSKFVDTICHHNFDWRICGLNGTAFGKGSYFARDARYSHNYTGDTDVRDMFISRVLVGDFTKGSSDYPRPPSKDGGDINFFDSCVDDVMNPSIYVVFEKHQIYPEYLIQYKTTHPLVSTLMYSGGASAPAPKPVAAPKPVAAPKPAATISAYQPSTISSGYKNSASSSFYSPSTTSSPYQSSSTSSRYPSSSVSSGYPSSPVSSGYPSSSVSSGYPSSSVSSGYPSSSVSSGYRYSSASSQISTSPSLYSNSRTVNQPTHVSPSPSAPPKKTSNSCVIA, from the exons ATGAAGCCATCGTCCGCTGTCGTCAAGCTGCGGTTTGGTCTCCCAGGTGGAAGGAAGCGCAGGCAGAGCTCGGACACGATGGAGACAGAAATACTGAGAATGATCTGCGCCGGTCAAGGAGCAGTCAACACTGAGGATTTAGTATATAATCTGTTTTCCGGCGATCCTACGAAGTTGTCGGAGATCATTTGTAACCAAGAGAAATTTGTTTCGTGTTGTCCAAACGGACAGCCGAAGGTGGTGGCCAGGACCCGCCTGAGACTTTGCAAAGTGAAAGACTGCCCGGGGACATGCAAGAGTCTGCACCTGTGTAAAAACTTCCTCTTCAGCGGATTCTGTCAGTTCACTCAGTTCAG GAGGGGCTGCAGCTTCTCCCATGAGCTGACGTCTGATCATAACCAAAGACTTCTGAGGGAGCATGAGCTGGAGAGCCTGAGCCGAGAAGAGCTGTGCaccctgctgctgcagagtgACCACACACTCCTTCCTGCT ATATGTTACGACTACAACAACGGTGATGGAGAGTTTGGCAGGTGTAAGGATGGTGATGGTTGTAAGAGGCTCCACATCTGCCAGAAGTACATCAGCCGTGAATGCAGCTGCTCGAGGAATCACAATTTTACTGCTCCACAGCCAATAAAAAATTTGCAAGAAAGAGGCGTACCTGGTCCCCTTCTTCCATCCTTGAAGGCTGTGTATGCAAATAAAGAGGCGCTGAGGCTGGCTGAGAATGGTCAACAACAGCGGAGAGGCAGAGGGAGAGGTGGTAGGGGTGCGACAGGCAGCAGGGGCAACAGGGGAAACAGAGGAAACCAGAGCAGCCGCCCAGTGCAGTCTCGAGCCTCCTCACTTACTGAGATGCTTGCTGGCACTGACATCTTCGATCTGTACACCAGCAATGGACTGAATGAAAGCGACGATGAAAACTCTTCCACCAGTGACATCTCCGCCGCCACCAGCGAAAACGATGTGAGCAGTGAAAGTGGTGAGACTCGAAGACGGAGACGCCGTCACGGAAAAAGTCTAGCAGCTGTCAGAGGGAGAGGCGGCAACAGGGGCACCAATAAGCAaccactaccaaaaactcattcaTCAAGCAACATTCACGCTGCTGTCAATGATGTAGCTGCTAAAGGCGGAGAATGGCAGAACAATAGACAGAGGCCTGTCAGAG ATAAAAAAGAGATCTGCATGTACTTCATTAAAGGTCACTGCAAACATGATG ATCAATGTTTTAAAGCTCATGACAAGATGCCGTACCGATGGCAGGTCCAAGAGGGACACCAGTGGACTGATTTGCCCAATAATGAGACAATTGAGAGAGACTACTGTGACCCCAGTAACTCATACAG TAGCACCAGCCCAGCCGTGCACTTTGACACGATGACCTGTGGACCGAACAAAGTACGTCGACTCTCGACAGAAAACTCAGTGATTCAGCCGACCTTCATCCACACCACTGAGTGGCTTTGGTACTGGCAGGATGAGTTTGGGAAGTGGAACATTTATTCCTCAGAT ACTAGTGGACATAAAGCAGCAGACATCAACAGCACAAAGCTGGAGGAGAAGTTCCTGGCCAATGACAAAGACGTGGTGGAGTTCACTGCTGGCAGCCAGTCATATTCACTCAGTTTCCAGG ACATGATACAGACAAATAAGCGCTATGGCACCAAAAGGCTTGTGTGCAGACGGCCGCTgtttgtctctgctgcagatgtCCTAACAAAGAAAGTCAG ACGGCCCGTGGTTAAAGCATCTGCTCCCATACCAGACAACTGGGACAAGACACAGATCCCCGAAACAGGATATGCG cGAATCTCCGTCCAGCGCACTTCAGAAGAATTTAAGACGGTGGAAACTCATTTCTGTAAAACCATGAAAGGCTTTGATATTGTCAAAATTGAGAGGATTCAGAACAAAGCTCTTTGGGAAGTCTTTCAATG GCAGAAGAATCAGATGAAGACCAAAAACAAAGGAGGAAATGTGACTGAGAAAAAGCTTTTTCATGGCACTCACTCCAAATTTGTTGACACCATCTGCCACCACAACTTTGACTGGAGAATCTGTGGACTTAATGGAACGGCTTTTGGCAAAG GTAGTTACTTTGCCCGTGATGCCAGATACTCCCACAACTACACCGGTGACACTGACGTCAGAGACATGTTCATCTCACGGGTGCTGGTGGGAGACTTCACCAAAGGGTCCTCTGACTATCCCCGACCTCCTTCCAAGGATGGAGGGGACATAAACTTCTTTGACAGCTGTGTTGACGATGTAATGAACCCCTCCATATATGTGGTGTTTGAGAAGCACCAGATCTACCCCGAGTACCTGATACAGTACAAGACCACACACCCACTAGTTAGTACATTGATGTACAGTGGTGGTGCATCAGCACCAGCACCAAAGCCAGTGGCAGCACCAAAGCCAGTGGCAGCACCAAAACCAGCAGCTACCATATCGGCTTACCAACCTAGCACGATCTCCTCTGGATATAAAAACAgtgcttcctcttctttttaCTCACCTAGCACAACCTCTTCCCCCTACCAATCTAGCTCCACATCTTCCAGATACCCATCCAGCTCTGTGTCTTCTGGGTACCCATCCAGCCCCGTGTCTTCTGGGTACCCATCCAGCTCCGTGTCTTCTGGGTACCCATCCAGCTCTGTGTCTTCTGGGTACCCATCCAGCTCCGTGTCTTCTGGGTACCGATACAGCAGCGCCTCTTCGCAAATCAGTACTTCCCCCTCCTTGTACTCAAACAGCAGAACAGTTAACCAGCCCACACACgtctctccatctccctcagcacccccaaagaaaACTTCCAATTCTTGTGTCATTGCTTAA
- the LOC100711295 gene encoding poly [ADP-ribose] polymerase 12 isoform X4 — protein sequence MKPAAAVVKLRFGLTGGRKRRQSSDTMETEILRMICAGQGAVNTEDLVYNLFSGDRTKVSEIISNQEKFARCCPNGQPKVVARTRLRLCRAKDCPGTCRGLHLCKNFLFSGFCQFTQLRRGCSFSHELTSDHNQRLLREHELESLSREELCTLLLQSDYTVLPDICHDYNNGDGEFGRCQDGDGCKRLHICENYISRECSCWKNHDFTAPQPFKALQARGVPDTLFRSLKAAYANKQALRLARVNDHGQQSQRGRGRGGHQLSRGGRGTWGNRGFRGNRGSHSSRPVQNQACSLSDIAANIDALDLYSDGLNESDDENSPTSDISAATSDNDASSENDVSQNRTWRPKKAAVPFRGRGGNRGNHRLFQNTRSLSDIHAAVSDVAAKGGEWQNNRQRPARDKTEICMYFIKGHCKHQDRCFKAHDKMPYRWQVQEGHQWTDLPDNETIERDYCDPSNSYSSTSPAVHFDTMTCGLKKVRRLTTENSVTEPTFIHTTEWLWYWQDEFEKWNMFVSTIGGHEAADINSTKLEKLFLGNNKDVVEFTAGSHSYSLSFQDMMQTNKLTGMKTLVCRRPRFVSAVDVLTKKVRRPVIQNVGPIPDNWEKRQIPETGYSRISLQSSSGEFKEVEALFCKTMRNFDIINIERIQNQSLWEAFQLQKNQMRTKNRGRDVPELRLFHGTDSKSVNTICHNNFDCRTHGMAYGKGSYFARDAKYSHDHTGDTDVRAMFISRVLVGDYTKGSFDYCQPPSKDGGDINLYDSCVDDVMDPTIFVVFEKHQIYPEYLIQYN from the exons ATGAAACCAGCGGCCGCTGTCGTCAAGCTGCGGTTTGGTCTCACAGGTGGAAGGAAACGCAGGCAGAGCTCGGACACGATGGAGACAGAAATACTGAGAATGATCTGCGCCGGTCAAGGAGCAGTCAACACTGAGGATTTAGTATATAATCTGTTTTCCGGCGATCGCACTAAGGTGTCCGAGATCATTTCTAACCAAGAGAAATTTGCTCGTTGTTGTCCAAACGGACAGCCGAAGGTGGTGGCCAGGACCCGCCTGAGACTTTGCAGAGCCAAGGACTGCCCGGGGACATGCAGGGGTCTGCACCTGTGTAAAAACTTCCTCTTCAGCGGATTCTGTCAGTTCACTCAGCTCAG GAGGGGCTGCAGCTTCTCCCATGAGCTGACGTCTGATCATAACCAAAGACTTCTGAGGGAGCATGAGCTGGAGAGCCTGAGCCGGGAAGAGCTGTGCaccctgctgctgcagagtgACTACACAGTTCTTCCTGAT ATATGCCACGACTACAACAACGGTGATGGAGAGTTCGGCAGGTGTCAGGATGGTGATGGTTGCAAGAGGCTCCACATCTGTGAGAACTACATCAGCCGTGAATGCAGCTGCTGGAAGAACCACGATTTTACTGCTCCACAGCCATTCAAAGCTTTGCAAGCTAGAGGCGTACCTGACACACTCTTTCGGTCCTTGAAGGCTGCTTATGCAAATAAACAGGCTTTGAGGCTGGCTCGAGTCAATGACCATGGCCAACAAAGTCAGAGAGGCAGAGGGAGAGGTGGCCATCAGCTCAGCAGAGGTGGTAGAGGTACTTGGGGCAACAGGGGCTTTAGGGGAAACCGAGGAAGCCACAGCAGTCGCCCGGTGCAGAATCAAGCCTGTTCACTTAGTGACATTGCTGCAAACATTGACGCCCTTGACCTGTACAGCGATGGACTGAATGAAAGCGACGATGAAAACTCTCCCACTAGTGACATCTCTGCCGCCACTAGCGACAACGATGCGAGCAGCGAAAATGACGTAAGCCAAAACCGGACATGGCGTCCAAAAAAAGCTGCAGTGCCTTTTAGAGGGAGAGGCGGCAACAGGGGCAACCATCGGCTTTTTCAAAATACTCGTTCCTTAAGTGACATTCACGCTGCTGTCAGTGATGTAGCTGCTAAAGGCGGAGAATGGCAGAACAATAGACAGAGGCCCGCCAGAG ATAAAACAGAGATCTGCATGTACTTCATTAAAGGTCACTGCAAACATCAAG ATCGATGTTTTAAAGCTCATGACAAGATGCCGTACCGATGGCAGGTCCAAGAGGGACACCAGTGGACTGATTTGCCCGATAATGAGACAATTGAGCGAGACTACTGTGACCCCAGTAACTCATACAG TAGCACCAGCCCAGCCGTGCACTTTGACACGATGACCTGTGGACTGAAGAAGGTGCGTCGGCTCACGACAGAAAACTCGGTGACTGAGCCGACCTTCATCCACACCACCGAGTGGCTTTGGTACTGGCAGGATGAGTTTGAGAAGTGGAACATGTTTGTGTCCACT ATTGGTGGACATGAAGCAGCAGACATCAACAGCACAAAGCTGGAGAAGTTGTTCCTGGGCAATAATAAAGACGTTGTGGAGTTTACTGCTGGTTCACACTCGTATTCACTCAGTTTCCAGG ACATGATGCAGACAAACAAACTTACTGGCATGAAGACGCTTGTGTGCAGACGGCCACGGTTTGTCTCTGCTGTAGATGTCCTAACAAAGAAAGTCAG AAGGCCTGTGATTCAAAATGTCGGCCCAATACCGGACAACTGGGAGAAGAGACAGATCCCTGAAACAGGATATTCG CGGATCTCCCTCCAAAGCAGCTCAGGAGAATTTAAGGAGGTTGAAGCTCTTTTCTGTAAAACCATGAGAAACTTTGATATCATCAACATTGAGAGAATTCAGAACCAAAGTCTTTGGGAGGCCTTTCAGTT GCAGAAGAATCAGATGAGGACCAAAAACCGAGGGAGAGATGTGCCTGAACTACGGCTTTTTCATGGCACTGACTCCAAATCTGTAAACACCATCTGCCACAACAACTTTGACTGCAGAACTCATGGAATGGCTTATGGCAAAG GTAGTTACTTTGCCCGCGATGCCAAATATTCCCACGACCACACCGGTGACACTGATGTCAGAGCCATGTTCATCTCACGGGTGCTGGTGGGAGACTACACCAAAGGGTCCTTCGATTATTGCCAACCTCCTTCAAAAGACGGAGGGGACATAAACCTCTATGACAGCTGTGTAGATGATGTAATGGACCCCACCATATTTGTGGTGTTTGAGAAGCACCAGATCTACCCCGAGTACCTGATACAGTACAATTAG